GGTGCACACTTGTCGGCCCGAGCCGCAGCTAGTGTGACCGCCATGAAATCACCATCTACCGCACCATGCCCCCCACGACGACCCGGACGCATCCCTGGCCTTCGCGCGCCTGCAGGCAAGCGACGAGAGGTCGTCGCGGAGCCGACCGACCAGCCGTAGGGGGTCCGCGAGCGCGCGTTCCTCGATCCCGCAGGCAACCTGGTCCGCTTCAGGAGCTGCGCTGACCCGCCCGGAGGAGATGGTTCGCAATGGCTGAGAGGAAGCCCGCAAAGAAGGGCAAGAAGAAGGCCGCCAAGAGCACCACGGCGAGCGGCAAGAGGTCCAAGACCTTCACGGACGCGGAACGATCTGCGATGGCCGAGCGCGCCCAAGAGGCGAAGGCAGAGGCGCGTGCGAGCAAGAAGGCGGACGGGGAACGCGACGTGCTCGCCAAGATCGCCGAGATGCCGGAACCGGATCGCACCATGGCCAAGCGGCTCCATGGGATCATCACAGCCAGCGCGCCAGCCCTCTCGCCGAAGACCTGGTATGGGATGCCCGCGTATGCCAAAGACGGCAAGGTCGTCTGCTTCTTCCAAAGCGCGCACAAGTTCAATTCGAGGTACGCGACGCTCGGGTTCAACGACGAGGCGAAGCTCGACGACGGCGCCATGTGGCCGACCGCTTTCGCGCTGAAGGAGCTGACCGCCGCCGAAGAGGCGAGGATCGCCGCGCTCGTGCAGAAGGCGATGAGCTGAGCTCCGCACCACCGCCAACCGCGAGTTGGCGCAGTCAACGCTCGCTCACCCGCGTGGGCAGACTGGATCGCCCGGCTCACACGGGCGGAGGGATGATCCGCCGGGCTCAGCGCGCGCCTACAACGCGCCCCGGGTTTCGGTCGTTCTCGGTGGGGCATGCCCGAGCCTGGAGCCCCACCCCCGGGAAAGTCCGTGGTCAGCTGACTGCCCCGGACCCTGGCGGTACTAGGCCGCCGGCTCAGTACCGGCGGGTGGGGCTCCGCCAGCCCGCAGGCCTCAGGTGTCCCCAGACCGGGCGGAGCCCGTCACTCCCTCGCCGTCGGGAGGGCATGCGCGTTCGCGCTCGTGGGGCGAACCGCCAGTCGCGACGGCTCGCAGCCGCTGCAGAGGTCACCGCGCGGTGCAGCATGGGCCCCATGGTCGACCCCCCGCCGTCCAGCGCTACCGCGAGGCATTCGCTCACCGCGACCTCGTCTATGAGCTCGAGGTGCTCATCGACCGCGCGAATCCCGCCCCTGTCGACGCTCGACGTGGGCGGGTGGCAGCTGCGCTGGACTACTGCGTGGTGGGGGCGGCCGACACGTCCCTGAGCGGCCTCCTCGTGGCGTCGGGCTGGCGGCGCCTACACCTACCGCTTCCGCGTGCACCCGCTCCCGCGGCTCGGCGCCACGTGTTGAAGTGACGCCGCATGCGGGCCGCCAACGGTCACGGCAAAGGAAAAGGACCCCGGCTGCGGGGCCCTTTCTGTTCAGGCGAAGATCAGGATCAGGATGATGATGAGAAGCAGGGTGCCTAGTCCGATGTACACGGGTCCTCCTCCTGGGGCAGCGGTGCGGCGTTACCTTCTCGATACCCAGGGTTGTGCGGTCGTCAACCTCGGCCGATCGGCCGGTCCGGCTACGCGGGCGGCGTCAGCGGCGTGTCGGCGACCAGCGTGTCGAGACAAGCCTCGAAGACCGCGAATCCTCGGGCAGGAACGACCCTCGTAGACGCAGAGGTCCCGTCGGTCGCCTTCAGGTCACGACGGTCCAGCCGTTCGGAAGCCCTCGTCCGGTGATTGACCGCAGTCCCATGACAAGCCCGTGTCCCGCCGCCGCAAGCCCTTGTC
This genomic stretch from Egibacteraceae bacterium harbors:
- a CDS encoding DUF1801 domain-containing protein is translated as MAERKPAKKGKKKAAKSTTASGKRSKTFTDAERSAMAERAQEAKAEARASKKADGERDVLAKIAEMPEPDRTMAKRLHGIITASAPALSPKTWYGMPAYAKDGKVVCFFQSAHKFNSRYATLGFNDEAKLDDGAMWPTAFALKELTAAEEARIAALVQKAMS